AGGTATAAAAGGGATAAATCCTAAGAAACATATGTATAAATAGTACAAGGAACTAGAAACGAGTAGGGCTACACTTCAAGTTATTTTCCACATCTCAAAACTCTAAGGCATACTTCATGGCTACATTAAGCATTGCGGCATACCGTAGTGCACCCACACTACCATGCATACTTctacaagtaattcaagtaagaAGAAGGTTCTTACTTGAATCAACTCCCTCAGTCGGCGCTCCATTGCGGTTTCATCAGCTTcggttggcaacttggttggaGGATCTGCCACCAGGTCAACCAGTGTCTGTCCCTGCGGAATATCCGAAAAAATTTTGAGTAAATTAAATTCCCGTCACCATTCATATTCTCTGCTAAGGAAACAAGATATTGAGTATCTTCTTCCTACTTCACAAAAGATGAGGGAGAAGGGACTCACGACGTCGATTGTGAGCTCCAGGTTCATTTGTGATCCTCCATATTCATGTGCGTCGGGCGGTGACGTAGCACTTATGCTCAGCAATGAATCGTTCCTGCAACATAAAACATGGTATTATTCCGTAAGCAAGCCACGGGTAACCACCGTTTCACAATAAAGTGATCACAAAAGAAACTAAAGTAGTGTGCATACGCTTCTGCTGGAATATAATCCTGTGAGTCGGGTGGAAAGCATTCCATTCCTTCCATGATTCGTTGTTAGAAGGTTACTGGACAAGTACTCTATGTGAACAAGAAACTAAGCTGACGGTAGGAAAATCGTAACGAAACCAACTCTATTTGTATTAGGGCTATGGAGAAGAATGGACGAGTGTACGTAGTGTGTATTCAAAAGGTAATTTGGGGAAAGTAGCTACCTTTACTTGTCCATTAAGAAGTTTTTAAAACTGCAAATCGCAGGTTCAAATGATGATAGTACCCTCTATATTATCAACACGTGCCATCTGATGTTACAACTCACATTGTTCTTCGATTGCCCTCTAAATGGGGAGAGTATTACTCAGTCCTTGTAGCAACTTGAAACAAGTCAAATaaacttgtttttatttttactttgacTTGCATGGACCATCCCTTTGGTCATTTTggatttgtttttttcttttaatgcagaCAAACACTACCATATCAAGGCCAAGGTTCATGTGTGTGGTATATAAAACCTAGTATGTCTAtccttaataataataataataataataataataataataataataataaaagcatcAAGGGCTAGtaaaaattatgataattatattagtaataataatattaataaaatttagtatatttttaaattaattttctaatatacgtatatattattctaaaagtaaataaaaaatgttgataagattattttttgatatcaatatataaaaattgtacTACACAGTATTAAGAATTTTAAgtaaatgttaaaataatacatattgacatcgaaaaattaatagtataacataaacatatttgtaaaacaaaatcaatgtaacaatcaaaaaatattgataggtttctttaaagaaaaaattcaattattaaaTAACTAAGTCGTTACATAAGCAACATTTCATGACAAGAATTATGAATTAAGTTAGTcgttattatttatgatttagatAAATGAGATTCAAATCATAGAtactatatttaattaaatttttacaaaaatttacaTACCTACAAATTACCTAATTTCttcgaaaaatttttgaatatacAAAAATTCAATGAGAAGTTCACTATTgagaattaaatataatatttttaaattcgtactttcaataaaaataagtaCCTAATTCAATCCATCCTAAACAATTCTATACTCACTATAAGTTATGCatctaaaaaattctaaaattaataaaatactatttttagaTGCAAAAAATTTACTATATGTTTTTATTCAGTATTTAACTCACATAATATGAAAATTTAACTTATCATTTAGGCAAACTTAAAAATTCTGCACATGTTATCTAAATGAATGATTtcctttaatttcataaaaataaacgTAGTGGTAATTTTGTTCTCAAATGATTATTTATGTTTATtcgatatttaaaaaaattaactattcaaGGTTACTAACTTTATAATGGAATATTAATGTActcatattaattttaaattaaaatttctaattttttttcactataCATTAATCCAATGACTTTTAAAGAATTATAAATTAAaccttttttctaattttaatcatCTTAAAGTCCAGACAACCCGAAAATCAACCGAGTACATTAATTTAAATCAGTTAATTGAGTAGGtgaaaatcaacaaaatttacAACCTTGTCGACACAATATGTAAACTTACCcatatattaaaaagaaaaaagagtttcAAAAAATCAAGACATAAGATTCGGTTTCagaaaatactaattttttaaatttttttgaaaacttttccTCCACAATTAATGTTGATACTGTAGGCTAAATAATTTAGACAATTCAAGTCTATCTCAAGTATTAGCTGTATAATCTCTTTTGTTCAAGTTAATTATCATTTCCACTTCCTTCTATTACTCTTGTAAACTAAAAGGATGGTGAGAAACGCCTTTTCTCGCAAACTAGTTCCTGCAGGGAGTAGACCCAAAATCATCATTTCAATAGTCTGACTGCCGCGTGACTTGAAAGAACGACTGCAGGGGCCATTCTCTACACAGTCGACATGAAGTGACATATTTGGCAACATATCACGAGGATATCCTCAACCGTTGATTCTGAATTTTGTTTTCTCTGATTCATATTAATCTCATCTAATCCATCTGATTATCTTTCCTTGCATTGGCTATTTCTATGATGAGACTCATCACTCCCTTCAATGTCCATGATGGACAATATTGCTCTGttactaataaatttaaaattttacctaTGTTCCTTACGCAACTGATTTGAAGATCACAACCATTCTTACCTATGTTCCAAATGCAACCTTTCTTTTTATAGCTATAATTATCTGACTAACCGAAACTACCACAAGAAATCCGCATGGACTTCTCCTCCCACTTACTCCACACCTTCATAGCCTCACATCTTCTCCAACTAAAAGAGAAATTTGAATCCCAACCCGCCCATTTTTCCCGAAAATAGTGCAACATTTACCACTTACCACTTAACCACACTATACCAACGACTTTTTCCAAAACCTTTTATCCATCAACCCCTTCAATGGACTCACTCTAGATTATCCCCATACTATCACTGTGTCTTCGAGGGATGGATACCTGGCATATATACCACCATTGAAGACGTCCATGTCCAGATTGAAGACTACGACAACAGCGTCTGGAGGACTTACGATACAATGGACGAAGCGGATGAAGCATGGCTGATATACTTTGGTAGAGGCGATCGTGAGCATGGAAAATGGCTGGATAACGATCTTGCACCTGAACCCGTCGCTACGGACGACTACCGTGCTTCCCAAATGGTTGCATTGAGAGCTTTGCATAAACGTTACAACCTCGAGCGACACCAGCTGGCAACAATACCACTCCATCGTAAGTACCTTAATCCATCGTGTTTCTCTTTCAACGTAACAACTCCTGTACACCTACTTACCTTTACTTTCCAACCCATATTCTTTCTCTTTAGCCAACGAGGTGGTCCCTGAAGAGCCAGCTCGCGAGCCTTTGTTGGCAGTCAGCATGAGGGACTGGGTGAGAAAGGCTTGTGACTCACTAGATATTCCTCCTCCAATATACAGAGTCATTAGGCAGACAGCTTCACATGACCGGAGATGTTATCGACACCTCGCCTCTGTCGTCCCCTCGGAGCAACAGATGCCTTAGTGGTGTCTGGCAGATACGCCTACGACTTCGACACAAGTCACGAGGATGCGGCTAGGCTATGCCTTCGTGCCCTATCCAAGGTTCTTGACACATTCATTGACGATTACAACTATGACCTCTTGGAGACGTGGAAGACAAAATACATCCACTTGACCCAAAACCTTTGTTCCCTGCAATCTAGGCTTAACGATGTCCCTGACACCAACGATGCACTCCGCGAACGTATATTCGACCTCGACCAGCTCCAACATCATCCCGACAACGGTGCCAGTTCTAGTAACCCATGATGGACGGTCTAGGCACCAGACCTGCACCCAGAGACCGCCGCTTGTGACGTTTCCAAGTGACGATTCCAGTAAACTTATCCGCTGTTGCAAATGCCTTAGCAATCCTTTCCATATCGCATTGTACTCTTGTTAATGAACAAATGTTACTTACCTTTTCATGCAGTTAACTTACTTTTCGATCATGCATTCTACCTTAGTTGTTCCATCATTAAAATAAATTCCATTACCCACACCATGCACACTTGGAATGACTTCCCACTAATCATGCTTTCCCTTATATTACTTTTCATCTCAACGAAGACAACAGcgaaaaataactatttattctaaaaaactAATATCATGCCCAATAATTGtctattctaaaaaattaaacataatgaATTAATGCCTTTCTATAAATAACATCGATCCATCTTGAAAAGAGTAACTGAAGCGCGACAATACGAATAATAATATACTACTTCATAAGTAAAATTGTCTATTTTTCATCTAATCAACACTTTTCTTctataaaatcaataaaatacgatttattttttttaatttacacgTGTATCAAAAACAGACAATTACTTTgcattaacaaaatatttaatttaatgctattatctcatatataaaatattattaatttatttaaaattcattttatttaacaaatatGTTTTCATATCCATCATTTTTTTTGGagtacaaaatataaaatacttaattaatataaaattgttACCTTACCCAATACAGGCAACTActtttattctccattattgtATCCATTCTCAACATCTTGCCTCCCCacattatttattttccttgatAGAAACGGGCTTAAtcacaacaaaagaaaaaactagAACAAAAACCAAACACAAGttatatatttcaaaaattgaattacATAACGTTATTTTACAATTGGCTCAACATCAAGCTGtgtaccaaaaaaaaattttagctgAGCTCCACAACAACAAGCCAGCTGGCTCCAGCCGACATTAAGTCCAGTTTTGGAATCCAAGTACTTCATGTCAATGCCACAATATATTACCGTGCAAATCAGTTTATCCCACACCATGGAACTTAACCGTTATATTTCACATTATTAACCGTCTGTCCCATCTAAACcattaacatattttaatttatatttgaacGGTTCATATGTTTGCCATATCAAATTCCATCTCCGTACATTGTCATACGGGAACACCTTCCTATAATTTTATATGCCATAGAAATTTAGCAATACACCATGAGACAATGATATCATTATCGGGCTCACGTAATGGGTCACATCTCATCTGACTTGGCGAATCTctgtttatgttttttttagttaatatttggtctttaaaattatacttaTGCCTTAatatgattttcaaaatttaaatttacttaatttgatcttcaaacttaACATTCGTGACTCACATGAGCTCTTGGCTTTGTTTTTGTCAAAAAATTGTTAACAACGTATTTAACGATTGACAACTATCTTATTAGACTTCCTAATGGCCATTTGAtgtattaattgaattttattttacttcaaTTTGCTCTCTGTGAAACATTTAAAATCctaattttcatttcatttaagGGTTTTAAAGACTTTTAGAGAATAAATCGAGTTAAAAAATTTCAACTGCCACATCAAATAACTGTTAAGGAGTCTAGCGTGACAATTGTCAGCATAGTTATCAGAATCGGATCGGACCGGTCAGTTCgaccaaaaaattaataaaccaaTGGTCTGGCGGACCTGCAATTGAACCAGTCAACGGTGGTCAAATCCGTTGAAAATCGGCCAGTTCGCACTCAGACTGCATTCAACCCGCGCGAGTCCACGGTGCACCTGCGCGCTGCTGAATCATCGTAGAAGCACCCTGTTCACAACTCTAAAAATGCAGTGAGAAAGATTCGAACTCGGGTCAACCGGATAAATCAATGACCCATCGGTTGAACCAGTGACCTAGTAACCCCGTCGTATGACCGGGTTAATTACCGGTTCGGTTCTGATAACTATGACTGTCAGTCTATCTGAGTACGTGGTTAAGGATGTGTTTGTTTTTTAGACTGAATATTATGTTTGGTGACTAGAGACtagaactaaaattttagtcccCAAATACAAAATTTCAGTCTATTAAGTACCTTCAAAAAGTGGGAACatagagaaataaaatttataggGTCAaaaactgaaactttaataaattttttttaaaaaatactctcatttaacattttaaattctaaatctaacCCTTAGTGTCGTATTTATCTTAAACTAATATGATAATGAGATAAAATTCGGTTCGGTATATTTTACACCAGACACAATACAGAGATTTAATTTAGTCTCTATCTCTCAGTTTCTGTTAGGGTTGCACATGGGGTCGGGTGAAGTCGGGTTCGTCTTGACCCAGACTCGATCCAAAATAATGATTGAGTCTATTTTTGATACTCTTATCCGGTCCTAGACTCGATGAAATCACATTATTTTTTGGGCCACACTTAAACCGGATCTAAATTGGGTAACATCCGGGTCTTGATAAATTTTAtgcaaaaaaatttgttattgaGAAATTGATATTCATATTTGAACTTGAATTTGtccataaattttaattttataattttttatctatttctaATTCAATAAGTTTGacgaaaaataaatcaataagattgtaattaatttgaaagacatattttttttatagtgtaTCACGACATCACCAAAATTTGAATCCTATATTTTTTCAAcctctaaatttttgaaaataatcaTTCCATAATATTACAACATTCACGTAATAATAACTGGagtctaataataataatttgaagtcttataataataattaagttaattacacaccaaaatacatatttaaagtCTCATGAgaataaaatactttttttctttataagtAACTCGAATTTTGACCCGAACAcaatttaataaattagttaGGTCATTTATTAAAACTTCAGGTCTAACCGGATCACAACAAAACTGGACTAATTTAACTCCAAAGTAATTCTATCCAGATCGAATTTTTGGGCCAGACCGGTTATGAACACTACCTTCTAGTTTCTgtcttctttatcttttcttctttcttccaaaCACATATCAATAGTTTTGTGACAAAAATAGAATAAGGGACtactataaataaaaatatgtctAGTTAGtagatcaaattaaataaattaaaacttaagaATCAAATTGAGATACGAGGGATGAATaaattttttcgaatttttttaattatttgataaaatataatctttcattttatattctttaagtagaaccaaaaacaaaatataagagaaaatatattaaatgataaaatttcACACTctctaatttattaaataaaaacattgAATATAAATGTAATTTCAGTTCCAATTTGAATATTAACTCGCCTTTTTTTTAAAGCCAATTCTATGGTGCCTTTTATATGGTGCTTAACTTTTGCCTAAGTTACTTTTTATAGtaactttaaaatatttcaaattttatacttttaaatttaaaattaattattttacttattttagtAGTTAGGTAATACTTTTTAGCCCCATAgcaaacactttttttttagcTATCACTTTAATAGTATGATCACAATTCACAAGTAGTAGCAGTCATGCATTGGTTTAAAAAGCAGAGTAGAAGAAGAACTGAAAAGTTCGTTAATTAATGCTGCCATTAGTACCAATATTTGATCTTTTCGTGTTATGAGCCCCATTCATGGCCTTGAGAATCTGGAGAAGACTGATTACGTTTCCTTGATTGCCATTATTATATGGTGATTTTGTAACTGTAAATTGTAGcaattaaagtattaaaatcACTACAATTTTGGTATTGATATATCATATTGAAACACGTGATAAGCATATCAAAATCATGGAGggaagttcttcttcttcttctcaattctcaGAGTCTTTTTCTGATGTAGATGATTCACTACTCTTAGTTGATGATTTCTACTTCTCAGCTCTCTTTGATTCTGAAGAATTATTCCCAATCAATGATGAAAAATATGCAGAGGAACTACATTTACAAGAAGCTCTGTATTCTTCAGTTATAAGCCTCAAGAGAAAACTCAAAGAGGTTCATTCTGAATCTTCTACTCATCAAACTCATCATCATCGTCCTAGTTATCTTCATGATCATCAAGTATTCTTGTGTGCTATTTGCATGGATTCAAAACCATCCCAAGAGATTTTCATCAACCAAAACTGCAACCACTCATTCTGTGATGAATGCATTGCAAAATATGTAGCTGCAAAGATTCAAGAGAATATATCAAATGTGAAGTGTCCTGAACCAAAATGCAAAGGAATATTGGAGCCGCAGAATTGCATGTCAATAATTCCAAAGGAAGTGTTTGAAAGATGGGAGAATGCACTTTGTGAGAATCTTGTTCTTGCAACATCAAAGAAATTCTATTGCCCTTTCAAGGATTGTTCAGCAATGTTGGTGAATGATGATGGGAATGAAGTTGTGACTTGTTCCGAGTGTCCACATTGTCATAGATTGTTCTGTGCACGGTGTAGAGTTGCATGGCATGCTGGAATGGAATGTGGGGAGTTTATGAGTTTGAATGAAAATGAAAGAGAGAAGGAAGATCTTATGGTGATCAATCTTGCAAAGGCCAAGAGATGGAGAAGGTGTTCTAAATGCAGAATCTATGTTGAAAAGAATGAGGGATGTTCACACATTTCTTGCAGGTTTGGTTAATTAACTTCTAATGAACAATtagtcttttttctttttttggtacAATCTTATAATGTTAatgtttctcttttctctgATTATGGTTCTGTTTCTtttaattatgcttatgttcacAAT
This sequence is a window from Arachis duranensis cultivar V14167 chromosome 2, aradu.V14167.gnm2.J7QH, whole genome shotgun sequence. Protein-coding genes within it:
- the LOC107473201 gene encoding E3 ubiquitin-protein ligase RSL1; the encoded protein is MEGSSSSSSQFSESFSDVDDSLLLVDDFYFSALFDSEELFPINDEKYAEELHLQEALYSSVISLKRKLKEVHSESSTHQTHHHRPSYLHDHQVFLCAICMDSKPSQEIFINQNCNHSFCDECIAKYVAAKIQENISNVKCPEPKCKGILEPQNCMSIIPKEVFERWENALCENLVLATSKKFYCPFKDCSAMLVNDDGNEVVTCSECPHCHRLFCARCRVAWHAGMECGEFMSLNENEREKEDLMVINLAKAKRWRRCSKCRIYVEKNEGCSHISCRCGHHFCYACGKPWNQYHGCT